The Papio anubis isolate 15944 chromosome 1, Panubis1.0, whole genome shotgun sequence genome window below encodes:
- the ALPL gene encoding alkaline phosphatase, tissue-nonspecific isozyme isoform X1 produces MPAASLGDQGHSGTESLPSQHLQPTWVKDELMDEKGKEKEKDPKYWRDQAQETLKYALELQKLNTNVAKNVIMFLGDGMGVSTVTATRILKGQLHHNPGEETRLEMDKFPFVALSKTYNTNAQVPDSAGTATAYLCGVKANEGTVGVSAATERSRCNTTQGNEVTSILRWAKDAGKSVGIVTTTRVNHATPSAAYAHSADRDWYSDNEMPPEALSQGCKDIAYQLVHNIRDIDVIMGGGRKYMYPKNKTDVEYEIDEKARGTRLDGLDLVNIWKSFKPRHKVACVGAMWLPRWPLMHSHFIWNRTELLTLDPHNVDYLLGLFEPGDMEYELNRNNVTDPSLSEMVVVAIQILRKNPKGFFLLVEGGRIDHGHHEGKAKQALHEAVEMDRAIGQAGSMTSLEDTLTVVTADHSHVFTFGGYTPRGNSIFGLAPMLSDTDKKPFTAILYGNGPGYKVVGGERENVSMVDYAHNNYQAQSAVPLRHETHGGEDVAVFSKGPMAHLLHGVHEQNYIPHVMAYAACIGANLDHCAPASSAGSLAAGPLLLPLALFPLSILF; encoded by the exons ATGCCAGCTGCATCCCTGGGGGACCAAGGTCACTCTGGCACGGAGTCCCTGCCTTCTCAGCACTTACAGCCCACCTGGGTGAAAGATGAACTAATGGATGAAAAGGGAAAAG agaaagagaaagaccccAAGTACTGGCGAGACCAAGCGCAAGAGACACTGAAATATGCCCTGGAGCTTCAGAAGCTCAACACCAACGTGGCTAAGAATGTCATCATGTTCCTGGGAGATG GGATGGGCGTCTCCACAGTGACGGCCACCCGCATCCTCAAGGGTCAGCTCCACCACAACCCTGGGGAGGAGACCAGGCTGGAGATGGACAAGTTCCCCTTCGTGGCCCTCTCCAAG ACGTACAACACCAATGCCCAGGTCCCTGACAGCGCCGGCACCGCCACCGCCTACCTGTGTGGGGTGAAGGCCAACGAGGGCACCGTGGGGGTGAGCGCAGCCACCGAGCGTTCCCGGTGCAACACCACCCAGGGGAACGAGGTCACCTCCATCCTGCGCTGGGCCAAGGACGCTG GGAAATCTGTGGGCATTGTAACCACCACGAGAGTGAACCATGCCACCCCCAGCGCCGCCTATGCCCACTCAGCTGACCGGGACTGGTACTCGGACAACGAGATGCCTCCTGAGGCCTTGAGCCAGGGCTGCAAGGACATCGCCTACCAGCTCGTGCATAACATCAGGGACATTGAC GTGATCATGGGGGGTGGCCGGAAATACATGTACCCCAAGAATAAAACTGATGTGGAGTATGAGATTGACGAGAAAGCCAGGGGCACGAGGCTGGACGGCCTGGACCTCGTTAACATCTGGAAGAGCTTCAAACCGAGACACAAGGTAGCCTGTGTTGGGGCCATGTGGCTGCCGAGGTGGCCTTTGATG CACTCCCACTTCATCTGGAACCGCACGGAACTCCTGACCCTTGACCCCCACAATGTGGACTACCTATTGG GTCTCTTTGAGCCGGGGGACATGGAGTACGAGCTGAACAGGAACAACGTGACGGACCCATCACTCTCCgagatggtggtggtggccatcCAGATCCTGCGGAAGAACCCCAAAGGCTTCTTCTTGCTGGTGGAAG GAGGCAGGATCGACCACGGGCACCATGAAGGCAAAGCCAAGCAGGCCCTGCACGAGGCGGTAGAGATGGACCGGGCCATCGGGCAGGCAGGCAGCATGACCTCCTTGGAAGACACTCTGACCGTGGTCACCGCGGACCATTCCCATGTCTTCACCTTTGGTGGATACACCCCCCGTGGCAACTCTATCTTTG GTCTGGCCCCCATGCTGAGTGACACAGACAAGAAGCCCTTCACTGCCATCCTGTATGGCAATGGGCCCGGCTACAAGGTGGTGGGCGGTGAACGAGAGAATGTCTCCATGGTGGACTATG CTCACAACAACTACCAGGCGCAGTCTGCTGTGCCCCTGCGCCACGAGACCCACGGCGGGGAGGATGTGGCCGTCTTCTCCAAGGGCCCCATGGCACACCTGCTGCACGGCGTCCATGAGCAGAACTACATCCCCCACGTGATGGCGTATGCAGCCTGCATCGGGGCCAACCTCGACCACTGTGCCCCTGCCAGCTCGGCAGGCAGCCTTGCTGCAGGCCCCCTGCTGCTCCCCCTGGCCCTCTTCCCCCTGAGCATCCTGTTCTGA
- the ALPL gene encoding alkaline phosphatase, tissue-nonspecific isozyme isoform X2, protein MPAASLGDQGHSGTESLPSQHLQPTWVKDELMDEKGKEKEKDPKYWRDQAQETLKYALELQKLNTNVAKNVIMFLGDGMGVSTVTATRILKGQLHHNPGEETRLEMDKFPFVALSKTYNTNAQVPDSAGTATAYLCGVKANEGTVGVSAATERSRCNTTQGNEVTSILRWAKDAGKSVGIVTTTRVNHATPSAAYAHSADRDWYSDNEMPPEALSQGCKDIAYQLVHNIRDIDVIMGGGRKYMYPKNKTDVEYEIDEKARGTRLDGLDLVNIWKSFKPRHKHSHFIWNRTELLTLDPHNVDYLLGLFEPGDMEYELNRNNVTDPSLSEMVVVAIQILRKNPKGFFLLVEGGRIDHGHHEGKAKQALHEAVEMDRAIGQAGSMTSLEDTLTVVTADHSHVFTFGGYTPRGNSIFGLAPMLSDTDKKPFTAILYGNGPGYKVVGGERENVSMVDYAHNNYQAQSAVPLRHETHGGEDVAVFSKGPMAHLLHGVHEQNYIPHVMAYAACIGANLDHCAPASSAGSLAAGPLLLPLALFPLSILF, encoded by the exons ATGCCAGCTGCATCCCTGGGGGACCAAGGTCACTCTGGCACGGAGTCCCTGCCTTCTCAGCACTTACAGCCCACCTGGGTGAAAGATGAACTAATGGATGAAAAGGGAAAAG agaaagagaaagaccccAAGTACTGGCGAGACCAAGCGCAAGAGACACTGAAATATGCCCTGGAGCTTCAGAAGCTCAACACCAACGTGGCTAAGAATGTCATCATGTTCCTGGGAGATG GGATGGGCGTCTCCACAGTGACGGCCACCCGCATCCTCAAGGGTCAGCTCCACCACAACCCTGGGGAGGAGACCAGGCTGGAGATGGACAAGTTCCCCTTCGTGGCCCTCTCCAAG ACGTACAACACCAATGCCCAGGTCCCTGACAGCGCCGGCACCGCCACCGCCTACCTGTGTGGGGTGAAGGCCAACGAGGGCACCGTGGGGGTGAGCGCAGCCACCGAGCGTTCCCGGTGCAACACCACCCAGGGGAACGAGGTCACCTCCATCCTGCGCTGGGCCAAGGACGCTG GGAAATCTGTGGGCATTGTAACCACCACGAGAGTGAACCATGCCACCCCCAGCGCCGCCTATGCCCACTCAGCTGACCGGGACTGGTACTCGGACAACGAGATGCCTCCTGAGGCCTTGAGCCAGGGCTGCAAGGACATCGCCTACCAGCTCGTGCATAACATCAGGGACATTGAC GTGATCATGGGGGGTGGCCGGAAATACATGTACCCCAAGAATAAAACTGATGTGGAGTATGAGATTGACGAGAAAGCCAGGGGCACGAGGCTGGACGGCCTGGACCTCGTTAACATCTGGAAGAGCTTCAAACCGAGACACAAG CACTCCCACTTCATCTGGAACCGCACGGAACTCCTGACCCTTGACCCCCACAATGTGGACTACCTATTGG GTCTCTTTGAGCCGGGGGACATGGAGTACGAGCTGAACAGGAACAACGTGACGGACCCATCACTCTCCgagatggtggtggtggccatcCAGATCCTGCGGAAGAACCCCAAAGGCTTCTTCTTGCTGGTGGAAG GAGGCAGGATCGACCACGGGCACCATGAAGGCAAAGCCAAGCAGGCCCTGCACGAGGCGGTAGAGATGGACCGGGCCATCGGGCAGGCAGGCAGCATGACCTCCTTGGAAGACACTCTGACCGTGGTCACCGCGGACCATTCCCATGTCTTCACCTTTGGTGGATACACCCCCCGTGGCAACTCTATCTTTG GTCTGGCCCCCATGCTGAGTGACACAGACAAGAAGCCCTTCACTGCCATCCTGTATGGCAATGGGCCCGGCTACAAGGTGGTGGGCGGTGAACGAGAGAATGTCTCCATGGTGGACTATG CTCACAACAACTACCAGGCGCAGTCTGCTGTGCCCCTGCGCCACGAGACCCACGGCGGGGAGGATGTGGCCGTCTTCTCCAAGGGCCCCATGGCACACCTGCTGCACGGCGTCCATGAGCAGAACTACATCCCCCACGTGATGGCGTATGCAGCCTGCATCGGGGCCAACCTCGACCACTGTGCCCCTGCCAGCTCGGCAGGCAGCCTTGCTGCAGGCCCCCTGCTGCTCCCCCTGGCCCTCTTCCCCCTGAGCATCCTGTTCTGA
- the ALPL gene encoding alkaline phosphatase, tissue-nonspecific isozyme isoform X3, whose protein sequence is MISPFLVLAIGTCLTNSLVPEKEKDPKYWRDQAQETLKYALELQKLNTNVAKNVIMFLGDGMGVSTVTATRILKGQLHHNPGEETRLEMDKFPFVALSKTYNTNAQVPDSAGTATAYLCGVKANEGTVGVSAATERSRCNTTQGNEVTSILRWAKDAGKSVGIVTTTRVNHATPSAAYAHSADRDWYSDNEMPPEALSQGCKDIAYQLVHNIRDIDVIMGGGRKYMYPKNKTDVEYEIDEKARGTRLDGLDLVNIWKSFKPRHKHSHFIWNRTELLTLDPHNVDYLLGLFEPGDMEYELNRNNVTDPSLSEMVVVAIQILRKNPKGFFLLVEGGRIDHGHHEGKAKQALHEAVEMDRAIGQAGSMTSLEDTLTVVTADHSHVFTFGGYTPRGNSIFGLAPMLSDTDKKPFTAILYGNGPGYKVVGGERENVSMVDYAHNNYQAQSAVPLRHETHGGEDVAVFSKGPMAHLLHGVHEQNYIPHVMAYAACIGANLDHCAPASSAGSLAAGPLLLPLALFPLSILF, encoded by the exons agaaagagaaagaccccAAGTACTGGCGAGACCAAGCGCAAGAGACACTGAAATATGCCCTGGAGCTTCAGAAGCTCAACACCAACGTGGCTAAGAATGTCATCATGTTCCTGGGAGATG GGATGGGCGTCTCCACAGTGACGGCCACCCGCATCCTCAAGGGTCAGCTCCACCACAACCCTGGGGAGGAGACCAGGCTGGAGATGGACAAGTTCCCCTTCGTGGCCCTCTCCAAG ACGTACAACACCAATGCCCAGGTCCCTGACAGCGCCGGCACCGCCACCGCCTACCTGTGTGGGGTGAAGGCCAACGAGGGCACCGTGGGGGTGAGCGCAGCCACCGAGCGTTCCCGGTGCAACACCACCCAGGGGAACGAGGTCACCTCCATCCTGCGCTGGGCCAAGGACGCTG GGAAATCTGTGGGCATTGTAACCACCACGAGAGTGAACCATGCCACCCCCAGCGCCGCCTATGCCCACTCAGCTGACCGGGACTGGTACTCGGACAACGAGATGCCTCCTGAGGCCTTGAGCCAGGGCTGCAAGGACATCGCCTACCAGCTCGTGCATAACATCAGGGACATTGAC GTGATCATGGGGGGTGGCCGGAAATACATGTACCCCAAGAATAAAACTGATGTGGAGTATGAGATTGACGAGAAAGCCAGGGGCACGAGGCTGGACGGCCTGGACCTCGTTAACATCTGGAAGAGCTTCAAACCGAGACACAAG CACTCCCACTTCATCTGGAACCGCACGGAACTCCTGACCCTTGACCCCCACAATGTGGACTACCTATTGG GTCTCTTTGAGCCGGGGGACATGGAGTACGAGCTGAACAGGAACAACGTGACGGACCCATCACTCTCCgagatggtggtggtggccatcCAGATCCTGCGGAAGAACCCCAAAGGCTTCTTCTTGCTGGTGGAAG GAGGCAGGATCGACCACGGGCACCATGAAGGCAAAGCCAAGCAGGCCCTGCACGAGGCGGTAGAGATGGACCGGGCCATCGGGCAGGCAGGCAGCATGACCTCCTTGGAAGACACTCTGACCGTGGTCACCGCGGACCATTCCCATGTCTTCACCTTTGGTGGATACACCCCCCGTGGCAACTCTATCTTTG GTCTGGCCCCCATGCTGAGTGACACAGACAAGAAGCCCTTCACTGCCATCCTGTATGGCAATGGGCCCGGCTACAAGGTGGTGGGCGGTGAACGAGAGAATGTCTCCATGGTGGACTATG CTCACAACAACTACCAGGCGCAGTCTGCTGTGCCCCTGCGCCACGAGACCCACGGCGGGGAGGATGTGGCCGTCTTCTCCAAGGGCCCCATGGCACACCTGCTGCACGGCGTCCATGAGCAGAACTACATCCCCCACGTGATGGCGTATGCAGCCTGCATCGGGGCCAACCTCGACCACTGTGCCCCTGCCAGCTCGGCAGGCAGCCTTGCTGCAGGCCCCCTGCTGCTCCCCCTGGCCCTCTTCCCCCTGAGCATCCTGTTCTGA
- the ALPL gene encoding alkaline phosphatase, tissue-nonspecific isozyme isoform X4 encodes MISPFLVLAIGTCLTNSLVPEKEKDPKYWRDQAQETLKYALELQKLNTNVAKNVIMFLGDGMGVSTVTATRILKGQLHHNPGEETRLEMDKFPFVALSKTYNTNAQVPDSAGTATAYLCGVKANEGTVGVSAATERSRCNTTQGNEVTSILRWAKDAGKSVGIVTTTRVNHATPSAAYAHSADRDWYSDNEMPPEALSQGCKDIAYQLVHNIRDIDVIMGGGRKYMYPKNKTDVEYEIDEKARGTRLDGLDLVNIWKSFKPRHKVACVGAMWLPRWPLMHSHFIWNRTELLTLDPHNVDYLLGLFEPGDMEYELNRNNVTDPSLSEMVVVAIQILRKNPKGFFLLVEGGRIDHGHHEGKAKQALHEAVEMDRAIGQAGSMTSLEDTLTVVTADHSHVFTFGGYTPRGNSIFGLAPMLSDTDKKPFTAILYGNGPGYKVVGGERENVSMVDYAHNNYQAQSAVPLRHETHGGEDVAVFSKGPMAHLLHGVHEQNYIPHVMAYAACIGANLDHCAPASSAGSLAAGPLLLPLALFPLSILF; translated from the exons agaaagagaaagaccccAAGTACTGGCGAGACCAAGCGCAAGAGACACTGAAATATGCCCTGGAGCTTCAGAAGCTCAACACCAACGTGGCTAAGAATGTCATCATGTTCCTGGGAGATG GGATGGGCGTCTCCACAGTGACGGCCACCCGCATCCTCAAGGGTCAGCTCCACCACAACCCTGGGGAGGAGACCAGGCTGGAGATGGACAAGTTCCCCTTCGTGGCCCTCTCCAAG ACGTACAACACCAATGCCCAGGTCCCTGACAGCGCCGGCACCGCCACCGCCTACCTGTGTGGGGTGAAGGCCAACGAGGGCACCGTGGGGGTGAGCGCAGCCACCGAGCGTTCCCGGTGCAACACCACCCAGGGGAACGAGGTCACCTCCATCCTGCGCTGGGCCAAGGACGCTG GGAAATCTGTGGGCATTGTAACCACCACGAGAGTGAACCATGCCACCCCCAGCGCCGCCTATGCCCACTCAGCTGACCGGGACTGGTACTCGGACAACGAGATGCCTCCTGAGGCCTTGAGCCAGGGCTGCAAGGACATCGCCTACCAGCTCGTGCATAACATCAGGGACATTGAC GTGATCATGGGGGGTGGCCGGAAATACATGTACCCCAAGAATAAAACTGATGTGGAGTATGAGATTGACGAGAAAGCCAGGGGCACGAGGCTGGACGGCCTGGACCTCGTTAACATCTGGAAGAGCTTCAAACCGAGACACAAGGTAGCCTGTGTTGGGGCCATGTGGCTGCCGAGGTGGCCTTTGATG CACTCCCACTTCATCTGGAACCGCACGGAACTCCTGACCCTTGACCCCCACAATGTGGACTACCTATTGG GTCTCTTTGAGCCGGGGGACATGGAGTACGAGCTGAACAGGAACAACGTGACGGACCCATCACTCTCCgagatggtggtggtggccatcCAGATCCTGCGGAAGAACCCCAAAGGCTTCTTCTTGCTGGTGGAAG GAGGCAGGATCGACCACGGGCACCATGAAGGCAAAGCCAAGCAGGCCCTGCACGAGGCGGTAGAGATGGACCGGGCCATCGGGCAGGCAGGCAGCATGACCTCCTTGGAAGACACTCTGACCGTGGTCACCGCGGACCATTCCCATGTCTTCACCTTTGGTGGATACACCCCCCGTGGCAACTCTATCTTTG GTCTGGCCCCCATGCTGAGTGACACAGACAAGAAGCCCTTCACTGCCATCCTGTATGGCAATGGGCCCGGCTACAAGGTGGTGGGCGGTGAACGAGAGAATGTCTCCATGGTGGACTATG CTCACAACAACTACCAGGCGCAGTCTGCTGTGCCCCTGCGCCACGAGACCCACGGCGGGGAGGATGTGGCCGTCTTCTCCAAGGGCCCCATGGCACACCTGCTGCACGGCGTCCATGAGCAGAACTACATCCCCCACGTGATGGCGTATGCAGCCTGCATCGGGGCCAACCTCGACCACTGTGCCCCTGCCAGCTCGGCAGGCAGCCTTGCTGCAGGCCCCCTGCTGCTCCCCCTGGCCCTCTTCCCCCTGAGCATCCTGTTCTGA
- the ALPL gene encoding alkaline phosphatase, tissue-nonspecific isozyme isoform X5, with protein sequence MPWSFRSSTPTWLRMSSCSWEMGQLHHNPGEETRLEMDKFPFVALSKTYNTNAQVPDSAGTATAYLCGVKANEGTVGVSAATERSRCNTTQGNEVTSILRWAKDAGKSVGIVTTTRVNHATPSAAYAHSADRDWYSDNEMPPEALSQGCKDIAYQLVHNIRDIDVIMGGGRKYMYPKNKTDVEYEIDEKARGTRLDGLDLVNIWKSFKPRHKHSHFIWNRTELLTLDPHNVDYLLGLFEPGDMEYELNRNNVTDPSLSEMVVVAIQILRKNPKGFFLLVEGGRIDHGHHEGKAKQALHEAVEMDRAIGQAGSMTSLEDTLTVVTADHSHVFTFGGYTPRGNSIFGLAPMLSDTDKKPFTAILYGNGPGYKVVGGERENVSMVDYAHNNYQAQSAVPLRHETHGGEDVAVFSKGPMAHLLHGVHEQNYIPHVMAYAACIGANLDHCAPASSAGSLAAGPLLLPLALFPLSILF encoded by the exons ATGCCCTGGAGCTTCAGAAGCTCAACACCAACGTGGCTAAGAATGTCATCATGTTCCTGGGAGATG GGTCAGCTCCACCACAACCCTGGGGAGGAGACCAGGCTGGAGATGGACAAGTTCCCCTTCGTGGCCCTCTCCAAG ACGTACAACACCAATGCCCAGGTCCCTGACAGCGCCGGCACCGCCACCGCCTACCTGTGTGGGGTGAAGGCCAACGAGGGCACCGTGGGGGTGAGCGCAGCCACCGAGCGTTCCCGGTGCAACACCACCCAGGGGAACGAGGTCACCTCCATCCTGCGCTGGGCCAAGGACGCTG GGAAATCTGTGGGCATTGTAACCACCACGAGAGTGAACCATGCCACCCCCAGCGCCGCCTATGCCCACTCAGCTGACCGGGACTGGTACTCGGACAACGAGATGCCTCCTGAGGCCTTGAGCCAGGGCTGCAAGGACATCGCCTACCAGCTCGTGCATAACATCAGGGACATTGAC GTGATCATGGGGGGTGGCCGGAAATACATGTACCCCAAGAATAAAACTGATGTGGAGTATGAGATTGACGAGAAAGCCAGGGGCACGAGGCTGGACGGCCTGGACCTCGTTAACATCTGGAAGAGCTTCAAACCGAGACACAAG CACTCCCACTTCATCTGGAACCGCACGGAACTCCTGACCCTTGACCCCCACAATGTGGACTACCTATTGG GTCTCTTTGAGCCGGGGGACATGGAGTACGAGCTGAACAGGAACAACGTGACGGACCCATCACTCTCCgagatggtggtggtggccatcCAGATCCTGCGGAAGAACCCCAAAGGCTTCTTCTTGCTGGTGGAAG GAGGCAGGATCGACCACGGGCACCATGAAGGCAAAGCCAAGCAGGCCCTGCACGAGGCGGTAGAGATGGACCGGGCCATCGGGCAGGCAGGCAGCATGACCTCCTTGGAAGACACTCTGACCGTGGTCACCGCGGACCATTCCCATGTCTTCACCTTTGGTGGATACACCCCCCGTGGCAACTCTATCTTTG GTCTGGCCCCCATGCTGAGTGACACAGACAAGAAGCCCTTCACTGCCATCCTGTATGGCAATGGGCCCGGCTACAAGGTGGTGGGCGGTGAACGAGAGAATGTCTCCATGGTGGACTATG CTCACAACAACTACCAGGCGCAGTCTGCTGTGCCCCTGCGCCACGAGACCCACGGCGGGGAGGATGTGGCCGTCTTCTCCAAGGGCCCCATGGCACACCTGCTGCACGGCGTCCATGAGCAGAACTACATCCCCCACGTGATGGCGTATGCAGCCTGCATCGGGGCCAACCTCGACCACTGTGCCCCTGCCAGCTCGGCAGGCAGCCTTGCTGCAGGCCCCCTGCTGCTCCCCCTGGCCCTCTTCCCCCTGAGCATCCTGTTCTGA